A region from the Sorex araneus isolate mSorAra2 chromosome 6, mSorAra2.pri, whole genome shotgun sequence genome encodes:
- the LOC129406050 gene encoding olfactory receptor 1440-like: MSESISKEGYRNHTSVAMFVLLGLTSEKDLQLILFPVFLVIYLVTLISNLGLIILIRMDSHLHTPMYFFLSCLSFIDICYSTSISPRMLSDLFKDRKTISFVSCATQYSVFAWMGISECCILAIMAYDRYVAIGNPLQYSAIMNPNLCCKMVTAALGSGFIGSLVETVPCINLYYCGPNVIRHFFCELPQIVSLACSNTFVCQIIIFLVALLFAFGSMLFILLSYAFIVASILKISSAKGSLKAFNTCASHLAVVTLFYGTCLSVYMSPNSNHSKNRDKVLSVFYVNVIPMLNPLIYSLRNKEIKEALKKVMKRARFLSQ; encoded by the coding sequence ATGTCTGAAAGCATCTCTAAGGAAGGATATAGAAACCACACCTCCGTGGCCATGTTTGTCCTCTTGGGACTCACAAGTGAAAAAGATCTACAGCTCAttctctttcctgtcttcctAGTGATCTACCTGGTGACCCTaatttcaaacctgggtctgatcaTTCTAATCAGAATGGACTCTCACCTGCACACACCTATGTACTTTTTTCTCAGTTGCCTGTCATTCATAGATATCTGCTATTCGACTTCCATTAGCCCAAGGATGCTTTCAGATTTATTTAAGGATAGAAAGACGATTTCCTTTGTTTCATGTGCTACTCAGTATTCTGTGTTTGCTTGGATGGGTATTTCTGAGTGCTGCATCTTAGCCATCATGGCCTATGACAGATATGTGGCCATTGGTAACCCTCTGCAGTACTCAGCCATTATGAACCCTAACCTCTGTTGCAAAATGGTTACTGCAGCCCTTGGAAGTGGTTTTATTGGTAGTTTAGTTGAAACTGTGCCTTGCATCAATCTTTATTACTGTGGTCCAAATGTCATTCGACATTTCTTCTGTGAATTACCCCAGATTGTTTCCTTGGCTTGCTCCAATACCTTTGTTTGccaaatcattatttttctggTAGCTCTGTTGTTTGCGTTTGGTTCTATGCTCTTTATCCTTTTATCCTATGCTTTTATTGTAGCTTCCATCCTGAAAATATCCTCTGCTAAAGGCAGTCTCAAGGCCTTCAatacctgtgcctcccacctggcTGTTGTCACCCTCTTCTATGGCACATGCCTCTCTGTGTACATGAGTCCTAATTCTAATCATTCCAAGAATCGGGACAAGGTTCTGTCAGTGTTCTATGTTAATGTTATTCCCATGTTGAATCCTCTTATCTATAGTCTGAGGAACAAGGAGATCAAAGAGGCTCTTAAAAAGGTGATGAAGAGGGCAAGATTTTTATCTCAATAG